GGTGGGACTGCATCGCATCGCCGACCAGATGCCACTCCTGCCAGTCGCCCCGCAGATCGGGGTCGGCGGCAAGCCGCGACAGCACGGCCGCGCTGTCATGCGCGTCCAGCTCGTTGTCGATCAAGGCAGACAACTGCTCTTTCATGGTGGGTAACCCTCTTATCGTTCCGGTCTACCAGCGCCGGTCTTTGCCGACCGAGTCGAGCAAAGGCTTCAATTTTGCCGAAATCGCCTCGCGTGCGCGAAAGATTCGTGAACGCACCGTGCCGATCGGACAATTCATGACGCCTGCGATCTCTTCGTACGACAGTCCCTCCATTTCGCGCAATGTGATCGCAGTACGCAATTCGTCGGGCAAGGTTTCGACGACCTCGTTGACGGTTCTGACAATCTCGCGGTTGGCAAGTTCAGATTCAGGCGTAGTGTGGTCCGGCACCTGGGACGAGGGATCGAGCACGTCGCCCTCTTCGTCCTCGAAGTCAGCCAAAAGTTGCGGACGCCGGCCCAGCGAGGCGAGGTAATTTTTGGCAGTGTTGATCGCGATGCGATACAGCCAGGTATAGAAGGCTGATTCGCCGCGAAACGACGGCAATGCCCGATAGGCCTTGATGAAGGCCTCCTGGGTAACATCCTCGATTTCCGCTGGATCGCGGATCAGGCGGGACAACAGCCGCGCAATACGGCGCTGGTACTTGGCCACCAGCAGCTCGAAGGCACGCTTGTCCCCTGCCTGGGCGCGGGAGACCAACTCCTGGTCAATCTCCCGGTCGGTGCGTTTCTCCAAAGCGTCGCTCCGTTACTCGGCCCGTGCGACACGGGCTCTCTTATCGTCGTTCTTGCGAAAATGGGGTGGTACACCGCGAATTGCAAGTGCGTCGCCGGCCGCGACCCCGCAGCCGACGGACGCTCTGTTATATTCGCTTGCCTTCGCCTTCACCAGTGAATATGAACACGCCATGCAGCAATTCGATGTCCTGATCATCGGCAGCGGTCTCGGTGGCATGACCATCGCCCTGCATCTTGCGGACCGGCTCCGCGTGGGTCTTGTCACCAAGCGCCAGCTGCGCGACGGCGGCAGCGGCTGGGCCCAAGGCGGCATCGCCGCGGTGCTCGACGGCCAGGACAGCATCGAGCTGCATATCAAGGACACCTTCGTCGCCGGCGCCGGCCTATGCGACCCCGCGGCCACCCGCTACATCGTCGAACACTCGAAAGATGCCATC
This region of Chitinolyticbacter meiyuanensis genomic DNA includes:
- the rpoE gene encoding RNA polymerase sigma factor RpoE, coding for MEKRTDREIDQELVSRAQAGDKRAFELLVAKYQRRIARLLSRLIRDPAEIEDVTQEAFIKAYRALPSFRGESAFYTWLYRIAINTAKNYLASLGRRPQLLADFEDEEGDVLDPSSQVPDHTTPESELANREIVRTVNEVVETLPDELRTAITLREMEGLSYEEIAGVMNCPIGTVRSRIFRAREAISAKLKPLLDSVGKDRRW